From Paenibacillus sp. PK3_47, the proteins below share one genomic window:
- a CDS encoding LacI family DNA-binding transcriptional regulator, producing MKVTITDVARAAGVAKSTVSKVLNDSPRISQETKLRVRAIMKEMNYTPSSTATRLARQNSSTIGLLIDMSKESEFLNQFFYSIIGGIESVLGTLKYDLTIANVQNSDPEGGFLSSLVLGKRVDGIIANTSVLTEEMCAELNRLGFPYVSIGELPSAGAWVDCNNEAGGAMLTGHLLKQGYTDVAFVGGQQESMLFTRRLAGYEGTLRQAGLTVRTDRIINGAADEEDGYLAARGLLQSGDPPDSIICMSNYAAFGVLKAASELGVAIPAQLGVATFDDYPLSRYTTPPLTSLNMDTFQLGAAAGRLLLEQVEGQGGQGDRLLLEPELIVRSSTWRS from the coding sequence ATGAAAGTTACCATTACTGATGTTGCAAGAGCAGCAGGGGTTGCCAAGTCGACCGTATCCAAGGTGCTGAATGATTCCCCCAGAATCTCACAGGAAACTAAGCTCAGGGTCAGGGCCATCATGAAAGAGATGAACTATACCCCAAGCAGCACGGCAACCCGGTTAGCCAGACAAAACAGCTCCACCATCGGCCTCTTGATTGATATGTCCAAAGAAAGTGAATTCCTGAACCAGTTCTTTTACAGCATTATCGGAGGTATTGAAAGCGTGCTAGGTACGTTAAAGTATGATCTGACCATTGCCAATGTCCAGAACAGTGATCCGGAAGGGGGCTTCCTGAGCTCTCTGGTGCTGGGCAAACGGGTTGACGGTATTATCGCCAACACTTCGGTGCTGACTGAGGAGATGTGTGCGGAGTTGAACAGGCTCGGGTTCCCTTACGTTTCCATAGGGGAGCTGCCATCTGCAGGAGCCTGGGTTGACTGTAACAATGAGGCAGGAGGGGCAATGCTGACCGGACATCTGCTGAAGCAGGGCTATACGGACGTAGCTTTTGTAGGCGGGCAGCAGGAGAGTATGCTCTTCACCCGGCGTCTGGCCGGTTATGAGGGTACTCTGCGGCAGGCAGGCCTCACTGTGCGGACCGACCGGATCATAAACGGGGCTGCAGATGAAGAAGACGGCTATCTGGCAGCCCGAGGGCTGCTGCAAAGCGGAGATCCGCCGGATTCGATCATCTGCATGAGCAACTATGCCGCATTCGGCGTGCTCAAGGCCGCCAGCGAGCTGGGCGTTGCCATCCCTGCACAGCTTGGCGTCGCCACATTCGATGACTATCCTTTGTCCCGCTATACAACCCCCCCGCTAACCTCGTTAAATATGGATACCTTTCAGCTGGGTGCAGCTGCGGGCCGTTTACTGCTTGAACAGGTTGAAGGACAGGGAGGCCAAGGTGACCGTTTACTGCTTGAGCCTGAGCTGATAGTGCGGTCATCCACCTGGAGGAGCTGA
- the yunB gene encoding sporulation protein YunB, giving the protein MIVSLLLILAVIQGLRYVEQHLKPPILHLAQIRVKQIATESINKAITSQVADGGDAEALIDWKSDKEGKISGFMLNYKEHMRITSQAAQVIQSTLQELHNQTEYIPLGQALGSPLIASFGPDVPIKIEPQGAVKVELNTRQKNAGINMILVEVYIHIVTEVAVVIPFDMEPQVVDTEIPVSYLMVVGDVPMYYYDNQGQPVGENGSSAPGIAIPAPSVSGDASGAAQDHPVKEETGGSEEQNSGSGNVPPESGSSADNSSNTGNAGNGGTDTGSAE; this is encoded by the coding sequence CTGATTGTCAGCCTGCTGCTGATTCTGGCTGTCATCCAGGGGCTGCGTTATGTGGAGCAGCATTTGAAGCCGCCGATTCTTCATCTGGCACAAATCCGGGTCAAACAGATTGCCACGGAATCGATTAATAAGGCGATTACTTCCCAGGTGGCCGACGGCGGCGATGCCGAGGCACTGATTGACTGGAAATCGGATAAAGAAGGCAAAATATCCGGATTTATGCTCAATTATAAAGAGCATATGCGGATCACTTCACAGGCGGCGCAGGTCATCCAATCCACGCTGCAGGAGCTGCATAACCAGACGGAATATATTCCGCTCGGGCAGGCGCTGGGCAGTCCGCTGATTGCCTCCTTCGGGCCGGATGTGCCGATCAAAATTGAGCCCCAGGGCGCAGTGAAAGTGGAGCTCAATACCCGCCAGAAGAATGCCGGAATCAATATGATTCTGGTCGAGGTCTATATTCATATCGTCACTGAGGTGGCGGTCGTCATTCCTTTTGATATGGAGCCGCAGGTGGTGGATACGGAAATCCCCGTGTCCTATCTGATGGTTGTCGGGGATGTGCCGATGTATTACTACGATAATCAGGGCCAGCCTGTCGGCGAGAATGGCAGCAGCGCTCCCGGGATCGCGATTCCTGCACCGTCTGTAAGCGGGGATGCCTCCGGAGCTGCACAGGATCATCCGGTAAAGGAAGAGACCGGAGGCAGTGAGGAGCAGAACAGCGGAAGCGGAAATGTTCCGCCTGAAAGCGGCAGCTCCGCTGACAATTCCAGCAATACGGGCAATGCAGGGAACGGCGGAACAGACACGGGAAGTGCTGAATAG
- a CDS encoding glycine betaine ABC transporter substrate-binding protein, whose amino-acid sequence MKKKSIGLLLLVLLVAALAGCSSQGGSTKVKLAYVAWDSEIASTYVVKEVLESKLGMSVEMLQVDAGPMWAGVADGSADAMVAAWLPGTHASYMEQYGNDIEDLGPNLEGTKTGLAVPTYMEISSIEDLKNADLASSLQNRIVGIEPGAGIMMSTEKAITDYELSDYTLLESSSAAMVQELQKAYADNQPIVVTGWTPHWMFANMDLKYLEDPKGVYGGAEQIHTMVRTGLKEDMPEAYTFLDQFQWTPEEMEQVMVDIQGGKSPEDAAKAWVEANADKVNAWIAGTEAAE is encoded by the coding sequence ATGAAGAAGAAAAGTATAGGATTACTGTTACTGGTACTGCTGGTGGCCGCTCTGGCCGGATGTTCGTCACAGGGAGGAAGTACAAAAGTGAAGCTGGCCTATGTGGCCTGGGATTCGGAAATTGCCAGTACTTATGTTGTGAAGGAAGTGCTGGAATCGAAGCTGGGGATGTCCGTGGAAATGCTTCAGGTTGATGCCGGTCCTATGTGGGCAGGGGTTGCCGACGGAAGCGCAGATGCGATGGTAGCCGCGTGGCTGCCGGGTACGCATGCTTCCTACATGGAACAGTACGGAAATGATATCGAGGATCTGGGTCCCAACCTGGAAGGAACCAAAACAGGGCTTGCAGTCCCGACTTACATGGAGATCAGCTCGATCGAGGATCTGAAGAATGCGGATCTGGCATCTTCTCTCCAGAACCGGATTGTCGGCATTGAGCCGGGAGCCGGAATTATGATGTCTACAGAGAAAGCTATTACGGATTATGAGCTGAGTGATTATACTCTGCTGGAAAGCTCCTCGGCTGCGATGGTGCAGGAGCTGCAGAAGGCCTATGCCGACAATCAGCCGATTGTAGTGACAGGCTGGACTCCGCACTGGATGTTCGCCAACATGGACCTGAAGTATCTGGAAGATCCTAAGGGTGTATACGGCGGGGCTGAACAGATCCATACTATGGTGCGTACAGGCCTGAAAGAGGATATGCCGGAGGCTTATACCTTCCTGGATCAATTCCAGTGGACGCCTGAAGAGATGGAGCAGGTGATGGTAGACATTCAAGGGGGCAAATCGCCTGAGGATGCAGCCAAAGCATGGGTTGAAGCCAATGCAGACAAGGTAAATGCCTGGATTGCCGGAACAGAAGCTGCCGAGTAA
- a CDS encoding VTT domain-containing protein: protein MTEVINGWIDWLLQSLGLSGPYILFATVPLTILQSLFGFFPLAILIVLHVSEFNVIGGMAVSWLACNLGAILVYFLFRRYLFNWFDGKWRSKLKRYDKWQRYLDRYGIWTLVLLRTVPIVPSNIINFMAAVSPIKASAYIWGTVLGNLSYIWLFGTIGSSLIVPREEWNGFLGWYAVFAFILLAVFVRRHWGHLQEDKRSRMQ, encoded by the coding sequence GTGACAGAGGTCATTAACGGCTGGATTGATTGGCTGCTGCAAAGTCTGGGCTTAAGCGGGCCGTATATTTTGTTCGCAACGGTTCCGCTGACGATTCTGCAGAGCCTGTTCGGATTTTTTCCACTGGCCATATTGATTGTGCTGCATGTATCGGAATTTAATGTAATCGGCGGTATGGCTGTCAGCTGGCTGGCCTGTAATCTGGGTGCAATTCTGGTGTATTTCCTGTTCCGCAGATATCTTTTTAACTGGTTCGACGGCAAATGGCGTTCTAAGCTGAAGCGGTATGACAAGTGGCAGCGGTATCTGGACCGGTATGGCATCTGGACGCTGGTCCTGCTGCGTACCGTCCCCATCGTTCCCAGCAACATCATCAATTTTATGGCGGCAGTTTCACCGATCAAGGCTTCGGCATACATCTGGGGAACCGTGCTCGGAAATTTGTCCTATATCTGGCTGTTCGGCACGATAGGCTCTTCACTGATTGTCCCCAGGGAGGAATGGAACGGATTTCTCGGCTGGTATGCTGTATTTGCCTTTATTCTGCTGGCAGTGTTTGTACGGCGCCACTGGGGCCACCTTCAGGAGGATAAGCGGAGCCGGATGCAATAG
- the lipA gene encoding lipoyl synthase, with product MTKKTAKQPKPDWIKIKLTTGDNYQDIKGMMRSKTLHTVCEEARCPNIYECWANRTATFMILGDICTRACRFCAVNTGLPTELDLLEPERVAEAAEGMMLKHCVVTSVARDDLKDGGAQIFAETVAAIRKRLPLCSVEVLIPDFLGDRESLQIVMNSNPDILNHNIETVERMSDRVRARAKYRRSLELLRRAKEMKPDIPTKSSIMLGVGEEWDEILQAMDDLRAVDCDILTLGQYLQPSPKHLQVEKYYPPEEFALLKEEGLRRGFSHVESGPLVRSSYHAHEQVKSAAKTREERSVLK from the coding sequence TTGACTAAGAAAACAGCCAAACAGCCCAAGCCAGACTGGATCAAGATCAAGTTAACAACCGGAGATAACTATCAGGATATAAAAGGCATGATGCGTTCCAAAACTTTACATACAGTATGTGAAGAAGCGCGGTGTCCGAATATTTATGAATGCTGGGCGAACCGCACGGCAACCTTTATGATCCTGGGGGATATCTGCACCCGGGCCTGCCGCTTCTGTGCGGTCAATACAGGACTGCCCACCGAGCTGGATCTGCTGGAGCCGGAACGTGTGGCGGAGGCAGCTGAAGGAATGATGCTGAAGCATTGTGTGGTGACCAGTGTGGCCCGCGATGATTTGAAGGACGGCGGTGCGCAGATCTTTGCCGAAACGGTCGCTGCGATCCGCAAGCGGCTCCCGCTGTGCAGTGTGGAGGTGCTGATACCGGATTTCCTTGGAGACCGGGAGAGCCTGCAGATTGTCATGAACAGCAACCCGGATATACTGAACCATAATATTGAGACCGTGGAACGGATGTCTGACCGTGTGCGTGCCAGAGCCAAATACCGCCGTTCCCTGGAGCTGCTGCGCCGGGCCAAGGAGATGAAGCCGGATATCCCTACCAAATCAAGCATCATGCTTGGGGTAGGCGAGGAATGGGACGAAATCCTGCAGGCTATGGATGATCTGCGGGCAGTGGATTGTGATATATTAACGTTAGGGCAGTATCTTCAGCCCTCACCCAAGCATCTTCAGGTAGAAAAGTACTATCCGCCGGAGGAGTTTGCTCTTCTGAAGGAGGAGGGCCTCCGGCGCGGCTTCAGCCATGTGGAATCCGGTCCGCTCGTCCGCAGTTCCTATCATGCGCATGAGCAGGTCAAGTCTGCTGCGAAGACCCGTGAGGAGCGTTCGGTTCTGAAGTAG
- a CDS encoding glycine betaine/L-proline ABC transporter ATP-binding protein, whose product MAIIEVKQLTKVFGNDAGRALPLLEQGWSKEKIAREAKLTVGVNKAEFSIDEGEIFVIMGLSGSGKSTLVRLLNRLIEPTGGQVLFKGSDVVKMNPEELRRFRRKNIGMVFQKFALFPHRTVLANAEYGLEVQGVDKKERTQKAMQALELVGLKGWENHRPDQLSGGMQQRVGLARGLANDPDILLMDEAFSALDPLIRKDMQQELLELQARVKKTIVFITHDLDEALRIGDRIALMKDGVIVQIGTPEEILIQPANKYVERFVEDVDLSKVLTAAHVMRQPEMIRPERGPRVALQLMRDSGVSSLYVASNEMKLQGVITADDASRALKENKSILEVMQREIPRVSPDTLLNDLFEMMSETHLPVAVVDEGDKLKGIVIKGAILSALAGNADLEGGLTHELS is encoded by the coding sequence ATGGCAATTATAGAGGTGAAGCAACTTACCAAAGTATTCGGTAACGATGCAGGACGCGCCCTTCCATTATTGGAGCAGGGGTGGTCGAAAGAGAAGATTGCCCGGGAGGCCAAGCTGACTGTAGGGGTTAACAAGGCCGAGTTTAGTATCGATGAGGGAGAAATCTTTGTCATTATGGGGTTATCGGGCAGCGGTAAATCGACGTTGGTCCGTTTATTGAACCGTTTGATCGAGCCCACCGGGGGCCAGGTTCTTTTTAAAGGATCTGATGTTGTCAAAATGAACCCCGAAGAGCTGCGCCGGTTCCGGCGTAAAAATATCGGAATGGTATTCCAGAAGTTTGCGTTATTCCCGCACCGCACTGTGCTGGCCAATGCTGAATACGGCCTTGAAGTTCAAGGCGTCGACAAAAAAGAAAGAACACAGAAAGCTATGCAGGCGCTGGAGCTGGTAGGCCTTAAGGGCTGGGAGAACCACCGTCCTGATCAGCTGAGCGGAGGCATGCAGCAGCGTGTAGGTCTTGCGAGAGGTCTTGCCAATGATCCCGATATTCTGCTGATGGATGAAGCGTTCAGTGCGCTTGATCCGCTGATCCGCAAGGATATGCAGCAGGAGCTGCTGGAGCTGCAGGCGAGAGTGAAAAAAACGATTGTCTTTATTACACATGATCTGGATGAAGCGCTGCGGATCGGAGACCGGATTGCCCTGATGAAGGATGGTGTTATTGTCCAAATCGGCACACCGGAAGAAATCCTGATCCAGCCTGCCAACAAATATGTGGAGCGTTTCGTCGAGGACGTGGACTTGTCCAAGGTACTGACTGCTGCCCATGTCATGCGCCAGCCGGAAATGATCCGGCCGGAGCGGGGTCCCCGGGTTGCCCTGCAGCTCATGCGGGACAGCGGGGTATCGAGTCTGTATGTGGCGAGCAATGAAATGAAGCTGCAGGGTGTGATTACCGCGGACGATGCTTCAAGAGCACTAAAGGAGAACAAAAGCATTCTTGAAGTAATGCAGCGGGAAATTCCCCGCGTAAGTCCGGATACGCTGCTGAATGACCTGTTCGAGATGATGTCGGAGACGCATCTGCCGGTGGCTGTCGTTGATGAAGGCGATAAGCTGAAGGGGATTGTCATTAAAGGGGCTATTCTGTCCGCCCTGGCGGGCAATGCGGATCTGGAAGGGGGCCTGACTCATGAACTTTCCTAA
- a CDS encoding alpha/beta fold hydrolase, translated as MDSCLFIHGFTGGIHEISPLSLFMEQHNYHSRTFAIKGLGGSRQDLLQADRHEWRRVAEEELQGLLKTGNRVHLIGFSTGALIASYLSVQYQARIKSLTLLSAPVFPLNTLEILKTLGSVSMLRNYLRKFGSTPAKATREFQRLVRESFEIYPRIEIPTLIVQGKRDHLVKTKSAGFLQQTIPSSLKQVMMVENSGHMVCHCQDSERIMKEVLQFIKGTGEQISV; from the coding sequence ATGGACAGTTGTCTGTTTATTCATGGCTTCACCGGGGGGATTCATGAGATTTCTCCATTGTCGCTATTCATGGAGCAGCATAATTATCATTCCAGAACATTCGCAATCAAGGGTCTCGGGGGCAGCAGACAGGATCTGCTTCAAGCGGACCGGCATGAATGGCGCAGAGTGGCAGAGGAGGAACTGCAAGGCTTGCTGAAGACGGGGAACCGTGTCCATCTGATCGGTTTTTCTACCGGGGCGCTTATCGCTTCCTATTTATCAGTGCAGTACCAGGCGCGGATCAAGTCTCTTACGCTGCTCTCCGCGCCGGTCTTTCCGCTGAATACTTTAGAAATTCTGAAAACGCTGGGCAGTGTAAGCATGCTCAGAAATTATCTGCGCAAATTCGGCTCCACACCGGCGAAAGCGACAAGGGAATTCCAGCGGCTGGTCCGCGAGAGCTTCGAGATTTATCCGCGTATTGAGATTCCGACCCTGATTGTTCAAGGTAAAAGAGACCATCTGGTGAAGACCAAAAGTGCCGGCTTTCTGCAGCAGACGATCCCTTCCAGCCTCAAACAGGTAATGATGGTGGAGAACAGCGGACATATGGTCTGCCATTGCCAGGACAGTGAGCGGATTATGAAGGAAGTGCTGCAGTTTATTAAAGGTACCGGAGAGCAGATTTCTGTATAA
- a CDS encoding glycoside hydrolase family 13 protein, which translates to MPNRWFLYHTAEDPFAYPAGEGILKLRLFVQNGLQLSCTVIHSDRYDSPGSEVPLQMERIGSAGAYEIHEALVRTETGKCRYLFHARNPAGEYVWFGERGTSENRERAGSFQFAYLHAPAALVLPAWSTGAVVYQIYPSSYNRGTLEGITEKMPYLQKLGVTAIYMTPIFESPSDHKYNTSDYYRIDPGFGTKEDLKQLVDEAHACGIRVLLDAVFNHAGDTFFAFKDVLENGEQSRYKDWFFIRSFPVQQHPSPAYETFANGVAQMPKLNMNHPEVADYMLAVAKYWVREAGIDGWRLDVANEVNPLFWQRFRRELKAEFPELLLIGEIMHASGPWLRGDQFDGGMNYVLREAVLEFFAQQSTGPIRFMEQVLHQEALYNDQANMGMFQLLGSHDTLRFLTACKEGGRGWDRESTAMRRMRLAVFFQMTYTGIPMIYYGDEIGMEGATDPHCRKPMIWQEQEPAGELYKWYKQLISLRRKYDTLQKGSFRPWFTDEVRGVVGYVRRFEQNKTGMIINNSPNHYQLQLHTFCPGKNVLTDLLTGLTIRNTGRILVEIEPFGCLMLN; encoded by the coding sequence ATGCCTAACCGCTGGTTTTTGTATCATACTGCTGAGGATCCCTTTGCGTACCCGGCAGGCGAGGGTATTCTGAAATTGCGTTTATTTGTGCAGAACGGTCTTCAATTGTCCTGTACCGTCATTCACTCGGACCGGTATGATTCACCTGGAAGCGAGGTCCCCCTGCAGATGGAGAGAATCGGCTCAGCCGGAGCCTATGAGATTCATGAAGCTCTGGTCCGGACGGAGACCGGCAAATGCCGGTACTTGTTCCATGCCAGAAATCCCGCCGGTGAATATGTATGGTTCGGGGAGCGCGGGACTTCTGAAAACAGGGAGAGGGCAGGTTCTTTTCAGTTTGCGTATCTGCATGCTCCCGCAGCGCTGGTGTTGCCTGCATGGAGCACGGGAGCCGTTGTCTATCAGATTTATCCCAGCAGCTATAACCGCGGAACCCTGGAAGGCATCACAGAAAAAATGCCCTATCTGCAAAAACTGGGCGTGACCGCAATATACATGACTCCGATTTTTGAATCTCCTTCTGATCATAAATATAATACTTCGGATTATTACAGAATTGATCCCGGCTTTGGAACCAAAGAGGATCTGAAACAGCTGGTGGACGAGGCGCATGCCTGCGGCATCAGGGTTTTGCTGGACGCGGTATTCAATCATGCGGGGGATACCTTTTTTGCCTTTAAGGACGTTCTGGAAAATGGTGAACAGTCCCGTTACAAGGACTGGTTCTTTATCCGCTCCTTTCCGGTGCAGCAGCATCCGTCACCTGCTTACGAGACGTTTGCGAACGGTGTGGCACAGATGCCTAAGCTGAATATGAATCATCCGGAGGTAGCCGATTATATGCTCGCTGTGGCCAAATACTGGGTGCGTGAGGCAGGGATCGACGGGTGGCGCCTGGATGTGGCGAATGAAGTGAATCCGCTGTTCTGGCAGCGTTTCCGGAGGGAGCTGAAGGCTGAATTTCCTGAGCTGCTGCTCATAGGAGAGATTATGCATGCTTCCGGCCCCTGGTTAAGGGGAGACCAGTTCGACGGCGGGATGAATTATGTTCTGCGTGAGGCCGTGCTGGAATTTTTTGCCCAGCAGTCAACAGGACCTATCCGGTTCATGGAGCAGGTGCTGCATCAGGAAGCCCTGTATAATGATCAAGCCAACATGGGGATGTTCCAGCTGCTGGGCAGCCATGATACGCTGCGCTTTCTGACGGCCTGCAAAGAAGGCGGGCGCGGCTGGGACAGAGAGAGCACGGCCATGCGGCGGATGCGGCTGGCTGTTTTTTTTCAGATGACCTATACCGGGATACCGATGATCTACTACGGAGATGAAATCGGCATGGAAGGGGCCACCGATCCGCACTGCCGGAAGCCGATGATATGGCAGGAGCAGGAGCCTGCAGGAGAGCTTTACAAGTGGTACAAGCAGTTAATTTCCTTGAGAAGAAAATATGACACCCTGCAAAAAGGCTCCTTCCGTCCCTGGTTTACGGATGAAGTGCGGGGTGTCGTTGGGTATGTTAGACGCTTTGAGCAGAATAAAACCGGCATGATTATCAATAACTCCCCTAACCATTACCAGCTGCAGCTGCACACCTTCTGTCCGGGCAAAAATGTGCTCACCGACCTGCTGACCGGGCTGACCATCCGGAATACAGGGCGGATTCTTGTCGAAATCGAGCCGTTTGGCTGCCTGATGCTGAACTGA
- a CDS encoding GbsR/MarR family transcriptional regulator, producing the protein MNDLEGLPPEQIERISKARERVIDSIGKNMDLYGITLSIGHLYGYMYFNQGPVTLDELSRTMGMSKTSMSTGVRTLLDLKMIDKVWGKGTRKDLFEVVPDWHQNFSDYFSIKWRKAVEGNMSALSKSLTEIRQMKTEYAGDEQLTVLLNTDEIKIEEAIKYYRWLLKLIESLENGKIFEFIPKET; encoded by the coding sequence ATGAACGATTTAGAAGGGCTGCCGCCCGAACAAATAGAGAGAATCAGCAAAGCGCGTGAGCGTGTCATAGATTCCATCGGCAAAAATATGGATTTGTACGGAATCACCTTATCCATCGGGCATTTATACGGGTACATGTACTTTAATCAGGGACCTGTGACACTGGACGAACTGAGCCGGACGATGGGAATGAGCAAGACATCCATGAGTACGGGCGTGCGCACGCTGCTGGACCTGAAGATGATCGACAAGGTTTGGGGCAAAGGCACCCGTAAGGATCTTTTCGAAGTTGTTCCCGACTGGCACCAGAACTTCAGTGATTATTTCTCGATCAAATGGAGAAAAGCAGTGGAAGGCAACATGTCCGCACTGTCCAAATCGCTAACCGAAATCAGACAAATGAAAACCGAATATGCCGGAGACGAGCAGCTCACCGTGCTGCTGAATACCGATGAAATCAAAATTGAAGAAGCGATTAAATACTACCGCTGGCTGCTCAAATTGATCGAATCGCTGGAAAACGGCAAAATTTTCGAGTTTATCCCTAAAGAAA
- a CDS encoding proline/glycine betaine ABC transporter permease, producing MNFPKMPIGSAVEWLEDWLMTYFGPFFDLIHTIIGGMVGGIEAALTFLPSIVLTIIIAALAYWIGKWRMALFAVIGLLLIDNLGLWDPSMQSLALVLTASVLAVLIGVPLGVLCAQSKAVQNTVTPILDFMQTMPAFVYLLPAVSFFSLGVVPGVIASIIFAIPPTIRLTNLGIRQVSPELVEAADAFGSTAGQKLFKLQLPIAMPTIMAGINQTIMLSLSMVVISSMIGAQGVGAYVYRAVSQAKTGAGFEAGIAIVIIAILLDRLTQNLAKPKKQK from the coding sequence ATGAACTTTCCTAAGATGCCAATCGGATCAGCTGTAGAGTGGCTCGAAGATTGGCTCATGACTTACTTCGGCCCGTTCTTTGATCTGATTCACACCATCATCGGCGGAATGGTAGGCGGCATTGAAGCCGCACTGACATTCCTTCCGTCCATCGTGCTGACCATTATTATCGCCGCTCTGGCGTACTGGATCGGCAAATGGCGGATGGCGTTATTCGCGGTAATCGGACTGCTGCTGATCGACAATCTCGGTCTGTGGGATCCTTCGATGCAGTCTTTGGCACTTGTACTGACAGCTTCGGTACTTGCTGTATTGATCGGGGTTCCGCTTGGTGTACTGTGTGCCCAGAGCAAAGCTGTCCAGAACACGGTAACGCCGATTCTGGACTTTATGCAGACCATGCCGGCGTTCGTGTATCTGCTGCCGGCGGTATCCTTTTTCTCGCTTGGCGTAGTTCCCGGTGTAATTGCTTCTATTATATTTGCGATTCCGCCAACTATCCGGCTGACGAATCTGGGTATCCGCCAGGTGTCTCCTGAGCTTGTGGAGGCTGCGGATGCATTCGGTTCAACGGCAGGCCAGAAGCTGTTCAAGCTGCAGCTGCCGATTGCCATGCCTACCATTATGGCTGGTATTAACCAGACGATTATGCTCTCGCTGTCCATGGTTGTTATTTCATCCATGATCGGTGCACAGGGTGTAGGTGCCTATGTCTACAGAGCAGTATCGCAGGCCAAGACGGGCGCGGGTTTTGAAGCGGGGATTGCCATCGTCATTATCGCGATTCTGCTGGACCGTCTGACCCAGAATCTAGCTAAACCCAAAAAACAGAAATAG
- a CDS encoding M23 family metallopeptidase — translation MPALFRNTRNRKAVICLSAALLLWGAGHTAAADAARNYSLAEAGSGSAPVRSATSLTDARKELYDQMSAATGIPWFRFAAIDQYERSIAKKKANAEAPARICGITVPAPVWSGPLNPDQEDTSPDSIQFFGGFGRDGSGDGKADPENDADLLYSMASHLLKYGHSQSDFNIGVWEYYRNGRAAQRIAQFARLYEHFGRLDLSGSAFPLPVGTTYAYRSTWGTGRSWGGARIHEGTDLFTPHGMTVRSTCFGIVETKGWNRYGGWRIGIRDIENRYHYYAHLSGFEKSLSRGDIVSPGQTIGWVGSSGYGKPGTQGKFPPHLHYGIYRDRGITEWAFDPYPLLKQWENQEFRDLRKNKNKKLTKD, via the coding sequence ATGCCGGCCCTGTTCAGAAACACAAGAAACCGCAAAGCCGTAATCTGCCTCTCTGCAGCTCTTCTGCTGTGGGGAGCCGGACATACCGCTGCCGCAGACGCCGCCAGGAACTACAGCCTTGCAGAAGCCGGATCCGGCAGTGCTCCGGTAAGAAGTGCAACCAGCCTGACTGATGCGCGCAAAGAGCTGTATGATCAAATGAGCGCTGCCACCGGAATCCCCTGGTTCCGGTTCGCTGCCATAGACCAATACGAGCGCAGCATCGCCAAGAAAAAAGCCAATGCGGAAGCTCCTGCGCGGATATGCGGAATTACCGTTCCTGCACCGGTATGGTCCGGTCCGCTGAATCCCGACCAGGAGGACACATCCCCGGATTCCATCCAGTTCTTCGGAGGCTTCGGCCGGGACGGCTCAGGAGACGGCAAAGCCGATCCGGAGAATGACGCTGACCTTTTGTACAGTATGGCCAGCCATCTGCTGAAATACGGGCATTCGCAAAGCGACTTCAATATCGGCGTCTGGGAATATTACCGTAACGGCCGCGCAGCCCAGCGTATCGCGCAGTTCGCCAGGCTGTACGAACATTTCGGCCGGCTGGATCTGTCGGGCAGCGCCTTTCCGCTGCCTGTCGGAACAACCTATGCCTACCGCAGTACCTGGGGTACCGGCAGAAGCTGGGGCGGGGCGCGGATTCACGAAGGCACCGATTTATTCACCCCGCACGGCATGACCGTACGCAGCACCTGCTTCGGCATAGTGGAAACAAAAGGCTGGAACCGGTACGGAGGCTGGCGGATCGGTATCCGTGATATCGAGAACCGCTACCATTATTACGCACATCTATCCGGGTTTGAGAAATCCCTCTCCCGTGGAGACATCGTTTCGCCCGGTCAGACCATCGGCTGGGTCGGCAGCTCCGGATACGGCAAGCCCGGAACACAGGGCAAATTCCCGCCGCATCTGCACTATGGCATTTACCGTGACCGGGGGATTACCGAGTGGGCCTTTGATCCCTACCCTCTGCTCAAGCAATGGGAGAATCAGGAGTTCCGGGACCTCCGCAAAAACAAAAATAAAAAACTGACCAAAGACTAA